A genomic segment from Nematostella vectensis chromosome 6, jaNemVect1.1, whole genome shotgun sequence encodes:
- the LOC116615302 gene encoding protein mab-21-like, whose protein sequence is MICLRYFKPSYLTLVENGVPQGMCLLLLPESSPALYKWKQHCGRSKSGIEFFSPSLLRSSISNLITRLLSELRSLRAERGLPESELQISNTSSDKALSLTIRFRQVHCTVELLPAVECTGVWPSYARPGPWPTSGSGISPHGVHVVAKHSGGGYQWRIWFCHAERHVLQFSNHKCKLECFRLMKKVVFGELGCTFLTSYHLLTMLLHESARLAGNNNWADCRLKERVYDTLVYLHRCLVHGECSHFFVPTLNLFSHLSVSAMREFAERLLKYNKKAAREYGKTNLYEDVPEEDVITVIETWL, encoded by the coding sequence ATGATTTGTTTGAGGTACTTTAAACCATCTTATCTAACTCTTGTCGAGAATGGTGTACCACAAGGTATGTGCCTGTTACTTTTACCAGAAAGTTCTCCTGCGCTCTACAAATGGAAACAGCATTGTGGAAGATCCAAATCCGGAATAGAGTTCTTCTCTCCCTCGCTTCTCCGCTCTTCGATATCTAATCTCATCACTCGATTACTATCAGAGTTGCGCTCGCTTCGAGCTGAGCGCGGTCTACCCGAGAGCGAGTTACAAATCTCGAACACTTCGAGTGATAAGGCGTTATCGTTGACTATACGTTTCCGTCAGGTTCACTGTACAGTGGAGCTACTTCCAGCTGTTGAGTGTACGGGAGTGTGGCCGAGCTATGCAAGACCCGGCCCCTGGCCCACATCCGGGTCGGGCATCTCGCCTCATGGTGTACATGTCGTTGCTAAGCATTCTGGAGGCGGCTATCAATGGAGAATCTGGTTCTGTCATGCAGAGCGCCACGTGCTTCAGTTTTCAAACCACAAGTGCAAACTGGAATGCTTTCGTCTCATGAAGAAAGTCGTTTTCGGTGAGCTTGGTTGCACTTTCTTGACATCGTACCAtcttcttacaatgttgctgcATGAGAGCGCTCGCCTGGCGGGTAACAATAACTGGGCAGACTGCAGATTAAAGGAGCGTGTTTATGACACTTTGGTCTACCTACATCGCTGCTTGGTGCATGGAGAGTGTTCGCATTTCTTTGTACCGACTTTGAATCTATTTAGCCATCTGAGTGTGAGTGCTATGAGGGAGTTCGCCGAACGCCTcttaaaatataacaaaaaggCCGCGAGGGAATATGGGAAGACAAACTTGTACGAAGATGTGCCAGAGGAAGATGTCATAACGGTCATAGAGACCTGGCTTTGA